In Streptomyces violaceusniger Tu 4113, one DNA window encodes the following:
- a CDS encoding LysR family transcriptional regulator has translation MVSLAVIAACDSSRMELRQLECFVAVAEESSFTRAAARLHIVQSAVSATIASLERELHTQLLWRTSRRVGLTESGYALLPKARVALDAAQDARAAVEEVSGTVRGALRVGTMSSLGPIDLPAMLGSFHREYPAVSVHLATAASSGGSPGLLTALTEGRLDLAFVSFPVGPPAGAHLRELTSTPLDLVVPAGHRLAGRSEAAMSELTGEAFIDFPPGYGNRAVTDRAFTAARLHRHVAIEITDITAGADFVRHGLGIALLPRGVVGPHDDLTTLPITGAELDWSISLAIPDNRTPSAAARAFEQFVDRHLK, from the coding sequence ATGGTTTCGCTCGCAGTCATCGCCGCGTGCGATAGTTCCCGTATGGAGCTGCGCCAACTGGAGTGCTTCGTCGCGGTGGCGGAAGAGTCGAGCTTCACCCGCGCCGCGGCGCGGCTGCACATCGTGCAGTCCGCGGTCTCGGCGACGATCGCCTCCCTGGAGCGGGAGTTGCACACCCAGCTACTGTGGCGCACGTCCAGGCGGGTCGGGCTCACGGAAAGCGGATACGCGCTCCTGCCGAAAGCCCGGGTGGCCCTTGACGCCGCCCAGGATGCGCGCGCCGCCGTCGAGGAGGTCAGCGGCACTGTCCGGGGGGCCTTGCGCGTCGGGACGATGAGTTCACTCGGGCCGATCGACCTGCCCGCCATGTTGGGGAGCTTTCACCGCGAGTACCCGGCCGTCTCCGTGCACCTCGCCACAGCGGCATCGAGCGGCGGCTCCCCCGGACTCCTCACGGCACTCACCGAGGGGAGGCTCGACCTCGCGTTCGTCTCGTTCCCCGTCGGCCCTCCGGCCGGCGCGCACCTGAGAGAGCTCACTTCCACACCTTTGGACCTCGTCGTTCCTGCCGGCCACCGCCTCGCGGGCCGCAGCGAAGCGGCGATGTCCGAACTGACCGGCGAGGCATTCATCGACTTCCCGCCCGGCTACGGCAACCGCGCCGTGACCGATCGCGCGTTCACCGCCGCGAGGCTCCACCGTCATGTCGCCATCGAGATCACCGACATCACGGCCGGTGCCGACTTCGTCCGTCACGGGCTGGGTATCGCTCTGCTGCCCCGTGGCGTCGTCGGGCCGCATGACGATCTCACCACGCTGCCCATCACCGGCGCCGAGCTCGACTGGTCGATCTCCCTGGCCATCCCCGACAACCGAACCCCGAGCGCGGCCGCCCGGGCATTCGAGCAGTTTGTCGATCGGCATCTGAAGTGA
- a CDS encoding NAD(P)H-binding protein, whose translation MTILITGSRGGIGAGLLHRLSASGHDVRAASRAPEQADPPPGVTAVALDLADATTFAPALAGVTDVFLYAEPTRIERLLDAAVSAGVRRMVLLSSDSVNLPNAEHNALARHHLLVERALRAAPLTSTVLRPGGFATMTLGWAESIRADRPIEQAYPEARLDVIHPQDIIDVAESSLTTHALDGETISLGGPEVLSFRDQARILGDLLNREIELRAPAPEQAAAHLSAHVPAPFVAAVLDYWAQLSDRRIEASRTAERITGRPGRTFRQWVTENLASFR comes from the coding sequence ATGACCATCCTGATCACCGGCTCCCGTGGCGGCATCGGCGCCGGTCTGCTGCACCGCTTGTCCGCATCCGGCCACGACGTCCGCGCGGCCAGCCGCGCCCCGGAGCAGGCCGATCCGCCCCCCGGTGTCACAGCCGTCGCGCTCGACCTCGCCGACGCGACGACGTTCGCGCCCGCTCTGGCCGGAGTGACCGACGTATTCCTTTACGCCGAGCCCACCAGGATCGAGAGGCTCCTGGACGCGGCGGTGTCGGCCGGAGTGCGACGGATGGTGCTGCTCTCGTCCGACTCGGTGAACCTCCCCAACGCCGAACACAACGCGCTGGCCCGCCACCACCTGCTGGTGGAACGGGCACTGCGCGCCGCGCCCCTCACCTCGACCGTGCTACGCCCGGGCGGGTTCGCCACCATGACCCTGGGCTGGGCGGAGTCCATCCGCGCCGACCGACCGATCGAGCAGGCATATCCGGAAGCGCGCCTGGACGTCATCCACCCCCAGGACATCATCGATGTCGCCGAGTCGTCGCTGACCACCCACGCGCTGGATGGCGAGACGATCAGCCTGGGCGGCCCGGAGGTGCTCAGCTTCCGTGACCAGGCGCGGATCCTGGGGGACCTGCTGAACCGTGAGATCGAGCTGCGCGCACCGGCTCCGGAGCAGGCGGCCGCGCACCTGAGCGCCCACGTTCCCGCGCCGTTCGTCGCGGCAGTGCTGGACTATTGGGCCCAGCTGTCCGACCGGCGGATCGAGGCGTCACGCACCGCCGAGCGGATCACCGGCCGCCCCGGCCGTACGTTCCGCCAGTGGGTCACCGAGAATCTCGCTTCGTTCAGGTGA
- a CDS encoding ATP-binding protein → MSQQITRTDTSVSHFTVLLSATRKGARLARLLGTERIRSWGLPHETGALIIAELAANAALHGRVPGRNFRLTLSVTGNTLRNEVRDPRVERLPTVRPAPEPEAPREGGHGLLLVEELADRWGVVPELIGKTVWAELDGTPCTGLT, encoded by the coding sequence GTGAGCCAACAAATCACTCGAACCGACACTTCCGTTTCGCACTTCACCGTCCTGCTCTCGGCCACCCGCAAGGGCGCCCGCCTGGCACGACTCCTCGGGACGGAACGCATCCGCTCGTGGGGCCTGCCGCATGAGACGGGGGCGTTGATCATCGCCGAGCTGGCTGCCAACGCCGCGCTGCATGGCCGCGTCCCGGGGCGGAACTTCCGGCTGACACTCAGCGTCACCGGGAACACCCTCCGTAACGAGGTGAGGGATCCCCGGGTCGAACGGCTGCCGACCGTGCGCCCGGCCCCCGAGCCCGAGGCGCCGCGCGAAGGCGGGCACGGGCTTTTGCTGGTCGAGGAGTTGGCCGACCGGTGGGGCGTCGTACCCGAGCTGATCGGCAAAACGGTATGGGCCGAACTCGACGGCACACCGTGTACGGGGCTCACCTGA
- a CDS encoding helix-turn-helix domain-containing protein has protein sequence MEDEESGAVLRTVGRQIKLWREAAGLKQAELGAAIGYGEEQVSAVERARRIPSPEFLENADRVLGAGGKIAAMKKDVAEARYPKTVRDLAKLESEAVELGAYGNHNMDGLLQTEEHTRALFTMRRPLLSDDVIEQRVAARMARQEIFTSQPAPIFSFVQEEVTLRRPIGGKMVQRRQLEHLLELGRLRNVEIQVMPTERDDHAGMGGQLQLLKLKGGTTVGHVEVQRFTRLISDPREVQTLEIQYGIIRAQALTPRESLAFIEKLRGET, from the coding sequence ATGGAGGATGAGGAGAGCGGCGCGGTCCTGAGGACGGTCGGCCGTCAGATCAAGTTGTGGCGCGAAGCGGCCGGGCTGAAACAGGCCGAGTTGGGGGCGGCGATCGGTTACGGCGAGGAGCAGGTTTCGGCCGTCGAACGGGCGCGGCGCATCCCGAGTCCGGAGTTCCTGGAGAACGCGGATCGGGTGCTGGGGGCTGGCGGCAAGATCGCCGCGATGAAGAAGGATGTTGCGGAGGCCCGCTACCCCAAGACGGTGCGAGATCTAGCGAAGTTGGAGTCCGAGGCAGTTGAGCTGGGCGCCTACGGCAACCACAACATGGATGGCCTGTTGCAGACGGAAGAGCACACGCGTGCGCTGTTCACGATGCGACGGCCGCTGCTCTCAGACGACGTGATCGAACAACGGGTGGCGGCCCGAATGGCCCGGCAGGAGATCTTCACCAGCCAGCCCGCGCCCATCTTCAGCTTTGTCCAAGAAGAGGTGACGCTGCGCCGACCCATCGGCGGCAAAATGGTGCAGCGACGACAGCTTGAACACCTGCTCGAATTGGGAAGGTTGCGAAACGTCGAGATCCAAGTGATGCCGACAGAGCGCGACGACCACGCGGGCATGGGTGGCCAACTTCAGCTCCTGAAGCTGAAGGGAGGCACCACAGTGGGCCACGTGGAAGTGCAGCGCTTCACTCGCCTCATCTCCGATCCGCGCGAGGTGCAGACCCTCGAGATCCAATATGGGATTATCCGAGCCCAGGCGCTCACCCCACGGGAGTCGCTGGCCTTCATCGAGAAACTACGGGGAGAGACATGA
- a CDS encoding DUF397 domain-containing protein produces MTLKPSAGGALKWTKSSYSSNEGPQCVEVAWTKSSYSTADGPSCVEVAPTPSTIHIRDSKNPDGPQLAVTPTAWTAFVTYASNN; encoded by the coding sequence ATGACCCTCAAGCCCTCCGCCGGAGGCGCTCTGAAGTGGACCAAGAGCAGCTACAGCAGCAACGAAGGTCCGCAATGTGTCGAGGTGGCGTGGACGAAGAGCAGCTACAGCACAGCTGACGGCCCCTCATGCGTAGAGGTCGCCCCCACCCCCTCCACCATCCACATCCGCGACTCCAAGAACCCCGACGGCCCCCAACTCGCCGTCACCCCCACCGCCTGGACCGCGTTCGTCACCTACGCCAGCAACAACTAG
- a CDS encoding LCP family protein, with protein MSHDWPGDGNRYGYDSGYGEPAPRRRWPRRLRRTLIVLLAVALVGGASTYGWAWSKLNTDVDLGKVEHRPAKGKGTNYLVVGSDSRDGLSGRDKKTLHTGSAEGRRTDSMMVLHTGAHGATLMSLPRDSWVTIPPYTYPMTGKRPGPSKNKLNAAFSAGGPELLVRTIEHNTGLRIDHYAEIGFAGFVNVVNAVGGVHLCLNKPIKDKKSGANLKKGCQTLNGKQSLAFVRQRHQEAKGDLGRSQNQQKFLSALAKQAARPSQALVPWKVFPTVGAGLDTLIVDKGMDLRTLMSMFKAMQSVAGGHGHGNRLNVPVAGRGIATSKGSALKWDEGRARWLFERLRNDQPVGRRG; from the coding sequence ATGTCCCACGACTGGCCAGGCGATGGCAACAGGTACGGCTACGACTCGGGCTATGGCGAGCCCGCGCCCCGCCGCCGGTGGCCCCGGCGGTTGCGGCGCACGTTGATCGTCCTGCTCGCGGTGGCCCTCGTAGGCGGCGCCTCCACCTACGGTTGGGCCTGGTCCAAGCTCAACACCGACGTCGACTTGGGCAAGGTCGAGCACCGCCCCGCGAAGGGCAAGGGCACCAACTACCTCGTCGTTGGCTCCGACAGCCGTGACGGGCTCTCCGGCCGGGACAAGAAGACCCTGCACACCGGCTCCGCCGAGGGCCGCCGCACCGACTCGATGATGGTGCTGCACACCGGCGCCCACGGCGCGACGCTGATGAGCCTGCCGCGCGACTCCTGGGTGACCATCCCGCCGTACACCTACCCCATGACCGGTAAGCGCCCCGGACCGTCGAAGAACAAGCTCAACGCCGCGTTCTCGGCGGGCGGTCCCGAGTTGCTGGTGCGGACCATCGAGCACAACACCGGCCTGCGGATCGACCACTATGCGGAGATCGGCTTCGCGGGCTTCGTGAACGTCGTCAACGCGGTCGGTGGCGTCCATCTCTGCCTCAACAAACCCATCAAGGACAAGAAGTCGGGCGCGAACCTGAAGAAGGGCTGCCAGACCCTCAACGGCAAGCAGTCGCTGGCCTTCGTCCGCCAACGTCACCAGGAGGCGAAGGGGGACCTCGGCCGCAGCCAGAACCAGCAGAAGTTCCTGTCCGCGCTCGCGAAACAGGCCGCACGCCCGAGCCAGGCCCTGGTCCCGTGGAAGGTCTTCCCCACTGTGGGCGCGGGCCTGGACACGCTCATCGTGGACAAGGGCATGGACCTGCGGACGCTCATGTCCATGTTCAAGGCCATGCAGAGCGTCGCGGGTGGCCACGGCCACGGCAACCGGCTGAACGTCCCCGTGGCTGGTCGTGGGATCGCCACGTCCAAGGGCAGCGCGCTGAAGTGGGACGAGGGGCGGGCGAGGTGGCTCTTCGAGCGGCTGCGGAACGATCAGCCGGTGGGTCGGCGCGGGTAG
- a CDS encoding bifunctional polysaccharide deacetylase/glycosyltransferase family 2 protein: MSPRHAHRPEPRGHWLLLIIVVSAVAAALVFEGWTTHEVASLSTRRPCTSPMPKAADTGKPVVRIGRGGTVETAGMPDRTVALTFDGGPDPVWTPRLLDLLRGHHAHATFFLSGAQAVRHPELVKRIRAEGHEIGSGAYTGSDLGSASSPRTRLELSLTQTALAGTAGINTKLVRLPLTTQADTMCGGEWTAARRAADQGYLLVAADRPLRQPERGVVRQYSQNDTGYAEANKLLRNRKIEKFATVSEGLGGPPVNTPVSTVGRLQGEALIQVQGIGHIFVQAMSWVLGIAGALALLRPALLVFFARAHVRRLQRFRPGAPWLREVDEPVTVLIPAYNEEAGIGSTVRSLLASTHWQLQIIVIDDGSTDRTADLATLIDDPRVLVVRQPNAGKAAALNTGLAHAHHDIVVMVDADTVFEPDAIHRLVQPLAHPAVGAVSGNTKVGNRRRLLGKWQHLEYVFGFNLERRMFEVLECMPTVPGAIGAFRRDALMGVGGVSEATLAEDTDLTMALWRAGWRVVYEETAIAWTEVPTSLRQLWRQRYRWCYGTLQSMWKHRRALREAGQAGRFARRALPYLFLFQVVLPLLAPIVDVFTLYGVLFADPVESIGVWLAFLVVQLLGAGYALRLDKERLTALWAMPLQLFVYRQLMYLVIIQSVVSALFGTRLRWHRIHRSGSAADRLTAGSAGSAGSAGSAERRLSSN; this comes from the coding sequence GTGAGCCCCCGGCACGCACACCGCCCCGAGCCGCGCGGCCACTGGCTGTTGCTGATCATCGTCGTCTCGGCCGTCGCCGCCGCGCTGGTCTTCGAGGGCTGGACCACCCATGAGGTCGCCTCCCTGTCGACGCGCCGCCCCTGTACGAGCCCCATGCCGAAGGCCGCCGACACCGGAAAGCCGGTCGTACGCATCGGACGCGGCGGCACGGTCGAGACGGCCGGGATGCCGGACCGCACCGTCGCCCTCACCTTCGACGGGGGCCCCGACCCCGTCTGGACCCCGCGCCTGCTGGACCTGCTGCGCGGCCACCACGCGCACGCCACCTTCTTCCTCTCCGGCGCGCAGGCGGTCCGCCACCCCGAGCTCGTCAAGCGGATCCGCGCCGAGGGGCATGAGATCGGTTCCGGCGCCTACACCGGATCCGATCTGGGCTCGGCTTCGTCCCCGCGCACCCGGCTGGAGCTGTCCCTCACCCAGACCGCGCTCGCGGGCACCGCCGGCATCAACACCAAACTCGTGCGGCTGCCGCTCACCACCCAGGCCGACACGATGTGCGGCGGTGAGTGGACGGCCGCCCGGCGCGCGGCCGATCAGGGCTATCTCCTGGTCGCGGCCGACCGGCCGCTGCGGCAGCCGGAGCGGGGCGTCGTCCGGCAGTACAGCCAGAACGACACCGGCTACGCCGAGGCGAACAAGCTCCTCCGGAACCGGAAGATCGAGAAGTTCGCCACGGTGTCCGAGGGGCTCGGCGGGCCCCCGGTCAACACTCCGGTGTCGACCGTCGGCCGCCTGCAGGGCGAGGCGCTGATCCAGGTCCAGGGCATCGGGCACATCTTCGTCCAGGCCATGAGCTGGGTGCTCGGCATCGCGGGCGCCCTGGCCCTGCTGCGGCCGGCGCTGCTCGTCTTCTTCGCCCGGGCCCATGTGCGGCGCCTCCAGCGCTTCCGGCCCGGCGCGCCCTGGCTGCGCGAGGTGGACGAGCCGGTGACGGTGCTCATCCCCGCGTACAACGAGGAGGCGGGCATCGGGTCCACCGTCCGTTCGCTGCTCGCCTCCACCCACTGGCAGCTCCAGATCATCGTGATCGACGACGGCTCGACGGACCGGACGGCGGACCTCGCCACCTTGATCGACGACCCCCGGGTGCTGGTGGTCCGCCAGCCCAACGCGGGCAAGGCGGCCGCCCTCAACACCGGCCTCGCCCACGCCCACCACGACATCGTGGTGATGGTCGACGCCGACACCGTCTTCGAACCGGACGCCATCCACCGCCTCGTCCAGCCGCTCGCCCACCCGGCCGTCGGCGCGGTCAGCGGCAACACCAAGGTCGGCAATCGCCGTCGGCTGCTGGGCAAATGGCAGCACCTGGAGTACGTCTTCGGGTTCAACCTCGAACGCCGGATGTTCGAGGTGCTGGAGTGCATGCCGACCGTGCCCGGCGCCATCGGTGCCTTCCGCCGGGACGCGCTGATGGGCGTCGGCGGGGTCAGCGAGGCCACCCTCGCCGAGGACACCGACCTCACGATGGCCCTGTGGCGGGCCGGTTGGCGGGTGGTCTACGAGGAGACCGCCATCGCCTGGACCGAGGTCCCCACCTCCCTGCGCCAACTGTGGCGTCAGCGCTACCGCTGGTGCTACGGCACGCTGCAGTCCATGTGGAAGCACCGCCGCGCCCTCCGCGAGGCCGGCCAGGCCGGACGCTTCGCCCGCCGGGCGCTGCCCTATCTCTTCCTCTTCCAGGTCGTGCTGCCGCTGCTCGCCCCCATCGTGGACGTCTTCACGCTGTACGGCGTGCTGTTCGCCGACCCCGTGGAGTCGATCGGGGTGTGGCTCGCCTTCCTCGTGGTGCAACTGCTCGGCGCGGGATACGCGTTGCGGCTGGACAAGGAGCGGCTGACGGCGCTGTGGGCGATGCCCCTGCAGCTCTTCGTCTACCGGCAGCTGATGTATCTGGTGATCATCCAGTCCGTGGTCAGCGCGCTGTTCGGCACGCGGCTGCGGTGGCACCGCATCCACCGCTCCGGCTCGGCCGCGGACCGGCTGACCGCCGGGTCTGCCGGGTCTGCCGGGTCTGCCGGGTCCGCCGAGCGGCGGCTGTCATCCAACTGA
- a CDS encoding amidase, with protein MTSVIPKGLGEQIRALAGGEVTSHALVEQALGRIAETQPTLNAFRRIRAEAALREAAEADRRLAAGERLPLLGVPLAVKDDTDVAGEPTAFGCSGDFPAKVEDGEAVRRLRAAGAVIVGKTNTPELGQWPFTEGPAFGDTRNPWNPEYTPGGSSGGAAAAVAAGLVPAALGSDGAGSVRIPAAWTHLIGIKPQRGRISTWPDAESFNGITCHGPLARTVADAALLLDAVSGNCEGDLHCPEPVDVLSAVGRDPGRLRIALSFKPAFTGTPKRLDPLVRASVVRLAERLAALGHEVVAAEPRYGLVGFSFLPRATAGLFEWSGRVPDPLLLDIRTRHAARNGRLLGGAALRWARSYEEPLRRQVGAIFDRFDVVLSPTTATPPLRIGAMAALSGWQTDRAMIAACPYAWPWNVLGWPAMNVPAGFADPERTLPLGAQLLGPANSEPVLISLAAQLEADQRWYEHRPSVQGVFDGS; from the coding sequence GTGACCAGCGTCATTCCCAAGGGCCTGGGCGAGCAGATCCGCGCCCTGGCCGGAGGCGAGGTGACCTCCCATGCGCTGGTCGAGCAGGCGCTCGGGCGCATCGCCGAGACCCAGCCCACCCTGAACGCCTTCCGCCGCATCCGCGCCGAGGCCGCCCTGCGCGAGGCCGCCGAGGCCGACCGGCGGCTGGCGGCGGGGGAGCGGCTGCCGTTGCTCGGGGTCCCGCTCGCGGTCAAGGACGATACGGATGTGGCGGGCGAGCCCACCGCGTTCGGCTGCAGCGGCGACTTCCCGGCCAAGGTCGAGGACGGCGAGGCGGTGCGGCGGCTGAGGGCGGCCGGAGCCGTGATCGTCGGCAAGACCAACACCCCCGAGCTGGGCCAGTGGCCGTTCACCGAGGGCCCCGCCTTCGGCGACACCCGCAACCCCTGGAACCCGGAGTACACCCCCGGCGGCTCGTCCGGCGGCGCCGCGGCCGCCGTCGCCGCCGGTCTGGTCCCCGCCGCGCTCGGCTCCGACGGCGCGGGCTCGGTCCGTATCCCCGCCGCCTGGACGCACCTGATCGGCATCAAGCCCCAGCGCGGCCGGATCTCCACCTGGCCGGACGCCGAGTCCTTCAACGGCATCACCTGCCACGGCCCGCTCGCCCGTACGGTCGCCGACGCCGCGCTGCTGCTGGACGCCGTCAGCGGCAACTGCGAGGGGGATCTGCACTGCCCGGAGCCGGTGGATGTGCTGTCCGCGGTGGGCCGTGACCCGGGGCGGTTGCGGATCGCCCTCTCCTTCAAGCCGGCCTTCACCGGCACCCCGAAGAGGCTGGACCCGCTCGTGCGGGCCTCGGTCGTCCGGCTCGCCGAGCGGCTGGCGGCCCTCGGTCATGAGGTCGTGGCGGCCGAGCCGCGTTACGGGCTCGTGGGCTTCTCGTTTCTGCCGCGCGCCACGGCCGGGCTCTTCGAATGGTCCGGCCGCGTCCCCGATCCGCTGCTGCTCGACATCCGCACCCGCCACGCCGCCCGCAACGGCCGGCTGCTGGGCGGCGCCGCGCTGCGGTGGGCGCGGTCGTACGAGGAGCCGCTGCGGCGCCAGGTCGGGGCGATCTTCGACCGCTTCGACGTCGTCCTCTCCCCGACGACGGCCACGCCCCCGCTGCGGATCGGCGCCATGGCCGCGCTGTCGGGGTGGCAGACCGATCGGGCCATGATCGCGGCGTGTCCGTACGCCTGGCCGTGGAATGTGCTGGGGTGGCCCGCGATGAACGTCCCGGCCGGGTTCGCCGACCCCGAGCGCACGCTGCCGCTGGGTGCCCAGCTCCTCGGCCCGGCCAACAGTGAGCCCGTGCTGATCTCGCTGGCGGCCCAGTTGGAGGCCGACCAGCGGTGGTACGAGCACCGGCCGTCAGTCCAGGGGGTGTTCGACGGATCTTGA
- a CDS encoding SCO1431 family membrane protein, whose translation MTDIAARRTGLHSRTGGPSDGEDHLLEHLLGWSLVVVLALLTTQLGLF comes from the coding sequence ATGACCGACATCGCGGCGCGCCGCACCGGCCTCCACTCCCGCACCGGAGGCCCCTCCGACGGCGAGGATCACCTGTTGGAGCATCTGCTCGGCTGGTCGCTCGTCGTCGTCCTCGCCTTGCTCACCACCCAGCTCGGACTGTTTTAG
- a CDS encoding alpha/beta hydrolase family protein — MTTRTSDSGPRRRALLAATALAAVGVGMAQPKAVAAPAARRVRLTLPAPTGPYPVGTVSHRLVDQDRPDPWVASRPSRELMVSVRYPARDVERYPRAAQLLPGEAAGFDRLNNFGGVPQGRVDWAATRTFAHQGAPPARARRGAARPVVLYSPGVGDPRSLGTTLTDELASRGYVVICVDHTYDGSAVEFPDGRVETSRLPEEYVRAKQEGTVVELLRKTCAVRVADLRFVLDRLEALAPMPLDRSAIGAFGQSAGGFAALQAMHDDRRIAAAANLDGVLAYVEEDQDPGPLSTVAADGVDRPVLTMGKDGNDHHTVPSWGALWEHGTGPRLDLTLLGSAHATYTDATSMLPRIAARLGLPEKLVTDAIGTVAPERAVAVQRAYVPAFFDRELRHRDDGGLLDGPSARYPEVRFVD; from the coding sequence ATGACCACACGTACTTCCGACTCCGGCCCCCGCCGCCGGGCACTGCTCGCCGCCACCGCCCTCGCCGCCGTAGGCGTGGGGATGGCGCAGCCGAAGGCGGTCGCCGCCCCGGCCGCGCGGCGGGTGCGGCTGACGCTGCCCGCGCCCACCGGGCCGTACCCCGTGGGCACCGTCTCCCACCGCCTCGTCGATCAGGACCGGCCCGATCCCTGGGTCGCCTCCCGGCCGTCGCGCGAACTGATGGTCAGCGTTCGCTATCCGGCCCGGGACGTCGAGCGGTATCCGCGCGCCGCGCAACTGCTGCCGGGCGAGGCGGCCGGTTTCGACCGGCTGAACAACTTCGGGGGCGTGCCGCAGGGCCGCGTCGACTGGGCGGCGACGCGCACCTTCGCGCACCAGGGGGCCCCGCCCGCGCGGGCGCGCCGGGGGGCCGCGCGTCCGGTGGTGCTCTACTCGCCCGGCGTCGGCGACCCCCGCTCGCTGGGCACCACGCTCACCGATGAGCTGGCCTCGCGCGGCTATGTCGTGATCTGTGTCGACCACACCTACGACGGGTCGGCGGTCGAGTTCCCGGATGGCCGGGTCGAGACCAGCAGGCTGCCGGAGGAGTACGTACGGGCCAAACAGGAGGGCACGGTCGTCGAACTGCTGCGGAAGACCTGTGCCGTGCGGGTGGCGGATCTCCGCTTCGTCCTCGACCGGCTGGAGGCGCTCGCCCCGATGCCGCTCGACCGGTCCGCCATCGGCGCGTTCGGGCAGTCGGCCGGCGGCTTCGCGGCCCTTCAGGCGATGCACGACGACCGGAGGATCGCGGCGGCCGCGAATCTGGACGGGGTGCTGGCGTATGTCGAGGAGGACCAGGATCCCGGCCCCCTCTCCACGGTCGCCGCGGACGGGGTGGACCGTCCCGTGCTGACCATGGGCAAGGACGGAAACGACCACCACACCGTGCCGTCGTGGGGTGCGCTGTGGGAGCACGGCACCGGCCCGCGCCTCGATCTGACGCTGCTCGGTTCGGCCCATGCGACCTACACCGACGCCACGTCGATGCTGCCGCGGATCGCCGCGCGGCTCGGCCTGCCGGAGAAGCTGGTGACCGACGCGATCGGCACGGTCGCCCCGGAGCGGGCGGTGGCCGTCCAGCGCGCGTATGTCCCGGCGTTCTTCGACCGCGAGCTGCGCCACCGCGATGACGGGGGGCTGCTGGACGGGCCGTCGGCCCGCTACCCGGAGGTGCGATTCGTCGACTAG
- a CDS encoding B3/B4 domain-containing protein: MTNDAAGWLDSAAIDPAVHALRPDYRALLITAEGLRPGPSDELSERLLADAEQTARERFGDGPVEEHPHLAAWREAFRAFGAKPQRTRPSAEALLRRAPAGLPRVDRLTDIYNAISVAHVIPLGGEDLDHYVGAARLVRAEGDETFETTAGGEPVAEHPAPGEVVWRDEAGVTCRRWNWRQCTRTRLTHATTRAMFVLDALGPMDDTALKAAGDQLMEALTDASPGLTLASRLVGAA; encoded by the coding sequence ATGACGAACGACGCCGCAGGCTGGCTGGACTCCGCCGCCATCGACCCCGCCGTGCACGCCCTGCGCCCCGACTACCGGGCGCTGCTCATCACCGCCGAGGGGCTGCGTCCCGGGCCGAGCGACGAGCTGAGCGAGCGGCTGCTGGCCGACGCCGAGCAGACGGCGCGGGAGCGGTTCGGGGACGGCCCGGTGGAAGAGCATCCGCACCTGGCCGCCTGGCGCGAGGCGTTCCGCGCCTTCGGGGCGAAGCCCCAGCGCACCCGGCCCAGCGCGGAGGCACTGCTGCGGCGGGCACCCGCCGGGCTGCCCCGGGTGGACCGGCTGACCGACATCTACAACGCGATCTCGGTCGCGCATGTGATCCCCCTGGGCGGCGAGGACCTCGACCACTACGTGGGCGCGGCCCGGCTCGTCCGCGCCGAGGGCGACGAGACCTTCGAGACGACGGCCGGGGGCGAGCCGGTGGCGGAGCACCCGGCGCCCGGCGAGGTCGTGTGGCGGGACGAGGCGGGCGTCACCTGCCGCCGCTGGAACTGGCGCCAATGCACCCGCACCCGGCTCACCCATGCCACTACCCGGGCGATGTTCGTCCTGGACGCGCTGGGCCCGATGGACGACACGGCGCTGAAGGCCGCCGGTGACCAGCTCATGGAGGCCCTGACGGACGCCAGCCCGGGGCTGACGCTCGCCTCCCGGCTGGTGGGCGCGGCGTAG